A genomic region of Fodinisporobacter ferrooxydans contains the following coding sequences:
- a CDS encoding methyl-accepting chemotaxis protein codes for MRKKLIVLLAFFSILPILFISIYSFSVNNRQIQTDANQISMDNVKAVQSEIDAWINQDFDLLHVLAQNPDIYNYPKDHNNSKNIKTLLVSIAKVHSELEVIAYENLDGKQLFRSDLNKFVNLKDRAYFQQVLKTGKPAVSDIIHAKATGHAAIVLAQPVFDSNNKINGIVTATLDLSSLNQFVKQFSKNQNIAYIVGRDGKILAHPDSSMSGKDLSKTSYIQQALKGTSGTDVIVDNGIKMMIAFTSDPLTGWIICNEKPYSVVMAQNTALERNSFLVVIVTLLLAIGLGYYFSNRITKPIRKLVEILKEVADGNLTLQVAIHNRDEIGQLAQSFNQMTHNLRELIQQVRISAEQVAASSEELLASSEQSTQASEQIASSIQEVALGSGQQASDMEKAAQTVNEMASGVQQIAVSSQTVSTSSIQASEASKKGNEAIRKSLDQMNHIHVTVKDVAKSIKELGDHAQNIGKIVEAITGIASQTNLLALNAAIEAARAGEHGRGFAVVADEVRKLAEESSKSAKQIADYIATIQEGIHQAVQSMEVGTKEVDQGIEVVDLAKQSFEKIEQSIEEVSQQIKETSAATEQLSASTEEIVRVMDQIAGIAESSVGTTQNVSAATEEQLASMEEISASASSLAKMAEGLQELISKFKV; via the coding sequence ATGAGAAAAAAGTTAATCGTATTACTTGCGTTTTTTAGTATTTTACCAATTCTTTTTATTTCTATTTATAGTTTTTCCGTGAATAACCGGCAAATACAGACCGATGCAAATCAAATTAGCATGGACAATGTAAAAGCTGTTCAATCCGAAATAGATGCTTGGATCAATCAAGATTTTGACTTGCTGCATGTATTGGCGCAAAACCCCGATATTTATAACTATCCTAAAGATCATAACAACTCAAAGAATATTAAAACATTACTTGTGTCAATTGCAAAAGTACATTCGGAATTAGAAGTTATAGCTTATGAGAATTTAGATGGAAAGCAACTTTTCAGAAGTGACTTAAATAAATTTGTAAATTTGAAGGACCGAGCTTATTTTCAACAAGTGCTTAAAACGGGAAAGCCGGCCGTATCCGACATAATTCACGCCAAAGCGACCGGTCATGCTGCAATTGTGCTTGCACAACCTGTTTTTGACAGCAATAACAAAATAAACGGCATTGTTACAGCTACATTAGATCTTTCATCCTTGAATCAATTTGTTAAACAGTTTTCCAAGAATCAAAATATCGCTTATATCGTCGGCCGTGATGGAAAAATACTCGCCCATCCGGATTCGTCCATGTCTGGAAAAGACCTAAGCAAGACAAGCTATATTCAACAGGCATTAAAAGGCACGAGTGGAACGGATGTCATAGTGGATAACGGGATCAAGATGATGATTGCATTTACATCCGATCCGCTGACCGGATGGATCATTTGTAACGAAAAGCCTTATAGCGTCGTAATGGCCCAAAACACTGCGCTTGAACGAAATAGTTTTCTTGTTGTCATTGTAACTTTACTTTTAGCGATTGGATTAGGATATTATTTTTCTAACCGAATCACCAAACCTATTCGCAAGCTAGTCGAAATTTTGAAAGAGGTAGCCGACGGCAATCTTACTTTGCAAGTTGCTATTCATAATAGAGATGAAATCGGTCAACTTGCCCAAAGTTTTAATCAGATGACTCACAATTTACGCGAGTTAATCCAGCAAGTTCGGATAAGTGCGGAGCAGGTCGCTGCATCTTCGGAAGAGTTGCTGGCAAGCTCAGAGCAATCCACCCAAGCCTCCGAACAAATTGCATCTTCCATTCAAGAGGTGGCATTAGGAAGTGGACAACAAGCATCTGATATGGAGAAAGCCGCTCAAACCGTGAATGAAATGGCATCAGGAGTACAACAAATTGCTGTAAGTTCCCAAACCGTATCTACATCATCGATCCAAGCATCTGAAGCATCGAAGAAAGGAAATGAGGCAATACGTAAATCCCTTGATCAAATGAATCATATCCATGTGACTGTAAAAGATGTTGCCAAATCCATCAAAGAATTAGGAGATCATGCGCAAAACATTGGAAAAATCGTGGAAGCCATTACAGGCATCGCAAGTCAAACGAATCTGCTGGCTTTAAATGCAGCTATTGAAGCCGCTCGGGCTGGTGAACATGGGCGTGGATTTGCGGTCGTTGCGGATGAGGTTCGGAAGCTGGCAGAAGAGTCCTCCAAATCAGCAAAGCAAATTGCTGATTATATTGCGACAATTCAAGAAGGGATTCACCAAGCTGTTCAATCTATGGAAGTCGGTACAAAAGAAGTCGATCAAGGAATTGAAGTTGTAGATTTAGCCAAACAATCTTTTGAAAAAATCGAACAATCCATTGAAGAAGTGTCACAACAGATTAAAGAAACTTCAGCTGCAACAGAACAGCTATCTGCAAGTACTGAAGAAATTGTACGTGTGATGGATCAAATTGCAGGAATTGCGGAATCATCAGTAGGGACAACACAAAATGTATCAGCCGCAACCGAAGAACAATTGGCTTCTATGGAAGAAATCTCGGCATCTGCCAGCTCATTGGCAAAGATGGCGGAAGGATTGCAAGAACTCATTAGTAAATTTAAAGTATGA
- a CDS encoding DUF4395 domain-containing protein, whose amino-acid sequence MSKSNFIPRPLVRTNQWFIVISVISAWVSHITWILALPLLAGILGLLFDFNPVMRFAKLFLRKPSSAYIPEDRDQQKFNQMIATICLLVSLVSFEVGWIAIGYVFSVMVALAAFIAILGFCVGCFIRFQWNQYRFRRSQNLH is encoded by the coding sequence GTGAGTAAATCAAATTTCATTCCTCGTCCCCTTGTTCGAACGAATCAGTGGTTTATTGTTATTTCCGTTATCTCTGCATGGGTATCCCATATCACCTGGATTCTTGCCTTGCCACTTTTAGCGGGTATACTCGGCCTGCTATTTGATTTCAACCCCGTTATGCGTTTTGCTAAATTGTTTTTACGCAAACCATCATCTGCATATATTCCGGAGGATCGCGACCAACAAAAATTCAATCAAATGATCGCCACCATATGCCTTCTGGTAAGTTTGGTTAGTTTTGAAGTAGGCTGGATCGCTATTGGTTATGTGTTTTCTGTAATGGTTGCATTAGCAGCATTCATTGCAATACTCGGCTTTTGTGTAGGGTGTTTCATTCGTTTTCAATGGAACCAATACCGTTTTCGGCGTTCCCAAAATTTACATTGA
- a CDS encoding helix-turn-helix domain-containing protein, whose amino-acid sequence MILLRVAKLIQQNKLNQKQLAQLTGIHPITISKIKRQLKKEQRLEILKDTAVDLNHK is encoded by the coding sequence GTGATTCTTTTACGCGTTGCCAAATTAATACAACAAAACAAATTGAATCAGAAACAATTGGCTCAATTAACCGGGATTCATCCGATTACCATATCGAAAATAAAACGTCAATTGAAGAAGGAACAACGATTGGAAATACTGAAAGATACCGCGGTGGATTTGAATCATAAATAG
- a CDS encoding HPr family phosphocarrier protein encodes MIFSKLQVQVKKQFDVYTVDQLVRIASRFQSDIHLEYNGKQVDAKSIMGIFTLLIAVGSTVVISAMGNDYQQALEAISAYITQPPNA; translated from the coding sequence GTGATCTTTAGCAAACTCCAAGTTCAGGTCAAAAAACAATTCGACGTATATACAGTTGATCAACTTGTTCGAATTGCTAGTAGATTCCAATCGGATATTCATTTAGAGTACAATGGAAAACAGGTTGATGCCAAAAGTATTATGGGTATTTTTACTTTATTGATCGCCGTAGGATCAACAGTTGTAATCTCCGCAATGGGCAATGATTATCAGCAAGCTCTTGAAGCCATTTCAGCCTATATAACACAACCACCAAACGCATAG
- a CDS encoding ABC transporter substrate-binding protein produces MKRFSKSMAIVASSVSVITLLAGCGTSVSNSSNKQSFTVWDVQTGPLQTIFKTATNDFNKAHPDTFANLQFYSNGAYKQKIQIAMGANNSPDIIYGWGGGILKTYVDAHKVLPLDDFLKKNPQYKDKFFPSIWGNVTFGGHIYGVPEGAGTQPELLYYNKSIFQKYNIPVPATWDQLVSDVKTLKSHGVTPISIGARDEWPDLMWLMYLTDRIGGPKVFQGILNKNKDAWDNPAILQSLQMIQQLVKAGAFEKGYSGVSADDNEDQALLYSGKAAMLLQGTWVFPSIQASAPAFTKSDLAWTEFPSVSHGVGNKADLMGNISNYYYISSKSKSVKAEEEYLKDVPFNQYEVKQDIKNGVIPPVKGIESEFAHAQNSQFLKDVYNIAENAPVFVTGWDQLLPPTEAQVLLKNLSSLFELQTTPQQFVSNMNAALAGQ; encoded by the coding sequence ATGAAGCGTTTTTCAAAATCCATGGCAATTGTTGCTTCCTCTGTAAGCGTTATCACTCTTTTGGCGGGGTGCGGCACAAGTGTTTCAAATTCGTCAAACAAGCAAAGCTTTACCGTTTGGGACGTTCAAACCGGCCCGTTACAAACCATTTTTAAAACAGCAACAAACGATTTTAACAAGGCACATCCGGATACGTTTGCAAACTTGCAATTTTACAGCAACGGCGCGTATAAGCAAAAAATTCAAATTGCCATGGGAGCCAACAATTCCCCTGATATCATATATGGCTGGGGCGGCGGCATCCTGAAAACGTATGTAGATGCACATAAAGTTCTGCCTCTGGACGACTTCTTAAAAAAGAATCCACAATACAAAGATAAATTTTTCCCGAGTATTTGGGGGAATGTTACTTTCGGCGGACATATCTACGGAGTTCCTGAGGGCGCCGGCACACAGCCGGAACTGTTGTATTATAACAAATCAATCTTCCAAAAGTATAATATTCCAGTTCCGGCTACTTGGGATCAACTCGTATCCGATGTGAAAACTCTTAAGTCGCACGGTGTTACTCCAATTTCCATCGGTGCTCGCGACGAGTGGCCTGATTTAATGTGGCTGATGTATTTAACGGACAGAATTGGCGGACCGAAGGTGTTTCAAGGCATTCTGAACAAAAACAAGGACGCGTGGGACAACCCGGCTATTTTGCAATCTTTGCAAATGATTCAACAGTTAGTCAAAGCAGGAGCGTTTGAGAAGGGTTACTCTGGTGTGAGTGCAGATGATAATGAGGATCAAGCATTGCTTTATTCAGGGAAAGCGGCGATGCTTTTGCAAGGAACGTGGGTGTTTCCTTCGATTCAGGCGAGCGCTCCGGCCTTCACGAAAAGCGATTTAGCATGGACAGAGTTTCCAAGTGTCAGTCATGGGGTTGGAAATAAAGCCGATTTGATGGGGAACATTTCAAATTATTATTACATATCTTCGAAAAGCAAAAGTGTCAAGGCGGAGGAAGAGTATTTAAAAGACGTGCCATTCAATCAATACGAGGTCAAGCAAGATATTAAAAATGGTGTGATTCCGCCGGTAAAAGGCATTGAAAGCGAATTCGCACATGCGCAAAATTCCCAATTTTTAAAAGATGTATATAACATAGCGGAGAATGCGCCGGTCTTTGTTACCGGTTGGGATCAATTATTGCCGCCGACGGAAGCTCAAGTTTTGTTGAAAAATTTAAGCAGTTTGTTTGAACTTCAAACGACCCCCCAGCAGTTTGTTTCAAATATGAACGCTGCACTTGCAGGCCAATAA
- a CDS encoding LacI family DNA-binding transcriptional regulator, translating to MERKPTIKDIAKLAGVTPATVSYVLNGNNRVSEETRKRVLSVVRQLNYRPNMSARALVRNRSYRIGLFIPMSPRAFLDPFFAELLRGLTEVALAYRYVASIIYANGLREVESLHIRELVDGLVITEIKMHDEYIRYFYDKKIPFVSLGRGSHKHFEDYVVADAKKGIREAMKYLYRLGHRRIGMVLGPLGYEYIQERYRFFREVQEELGLSFSSQYIATGANSQEGGKEGARRIMLRSTVKPTAILASTDIMAVGVIEFLQSVGYQVPDDLSVVGYDDVQFSKYIRPSLTTIRQNVYEIGRQAGTMLISQLEHLPYKKPLQIPVKLVVRNSTTVNKENL from the coding sequence GTGGAACGAAAACCTACCATTAAAGACATCGCAAAACTTGCGGGAGTTACCCCTGCGACAGTATCGTATGTTCTCAACGGAAACAACCGCGTTAGTGAGGAAACGAGAAAGCGCGTATTGTCAGTGGTCCGGCAGTTAAATTACAGACCCAATATGTCGGCGCGCGCTTTGGTTAGGAATCGATCTTACAGAATCGGTTTGTTTATCCCCATGTCTCCACGCGCATTTTTGGACCCGTTTTTCGCGGAACTTCTCAGAGGATTGACGGAAGTGGCCCTGGCATACAGATATGTAGCATCCATTATTTATGCGAATGGATTGAGGGAAGTCGAATCTCTTCATATTCGTGAACTCGTGGATGGATTGGTGATCACTGAGATCAAGATGCATGATGAATACATACGGTACTTTTACGATAAAAAAATACCGTTTGTCTCCCTCGGGAGAGGAAGCCATAAACATTTCGAGGACTACGTTGTTGCTGACGCAAAAAAAGGGATTCGGGAGGCCATGAAATACTTATACAGATTGGGGCACAGACGTATTGGGATGGTTCTCGGGCCGCTTGGCTATGAGTATATACAAGAGAGATATCGGTTCTTCCGAGAGGTTCAGGAAGAATTGGGTTTAAGCTTTAGTTCGCAATACATTGCGACAGGCGCCAATAGTCAAGAAGGAGGTAAAGAAGGCGCGCGAAGAATTATGTTGCGCTCGACAGTAAAGCCAACCGCAATATTGGCGTCTACAGATATTATGGCCGTTGGCGTCATTGAATTTTTGCAGAGCGTGGGGTACCAAGTTCCCGATGATTTGTCGGTAGTTGGTTATGATGATGTACAGTTCTCCAAGTATATTCGACCCTCTTTGACGACCATACGGCAAAATGTCTATGAGATCGGCCGTCAGGCTGGCACCATGTTAATTTCACAATTGGAACACCTTCCGTATAAAAAACCTTTACAGATCCCTGTAAAGCTTGTTGTCAGGAATTCTACTACGGTTAATAAAGAAAACTTGTAA